The following are encoded in a window of Flavobacterium sp. WC2421 genomic DNA:
- a CDS encoding prolyl oligopeptidase family serine peptidase has product MILIANSTFAQKKEFREAVVDSLAFVNNRKIVNSLNTDVYLKKTFSKENIQIPYRLLKPKNNSNNQKYPLVITFHNSTRIGNDNENQLEPFAKIWLRPEIYNKYQCYVIAPQFSKRSSNYEKNIDGIQISKSSKDVFAVLELIKNVEKEYPNIDKNRIYLIGYSMGASTAQNVLNIAPNIFAATVSVAAVPDFSNLKKLSKKNLWLIHGEKDDENPYIGSVELFNKLLSNKNLIFTTFNNLNHNTIVIPFLITEEIPKWLFDKHK; this is encoded by the coding sequence TTGATTTTAATTGCAAATTCCACTTTTGCACAGAAAAAAGAATTCCGAGAAGCGGTTGTTGATAGTTTAGCTTTCGTAAATAACAGAAAAATAGTAAACAGCCTAAATACGGATGTCTATCTAAAAAAAACATTTAGTAAAGAAAATATACAAATTCCGTATCGGCTTCTAAAGCCAAAAAATAATAGTAATAACCAAAAATATCCTTTAGTAATTACCTTCCACAACTCTACCCGAATTGGAAATGATAATGAAAATCAACTTGAACCATTTGCAAAAATTTGGTTAAGACCTGAAATTTATAATAAATATCAATGTTATGTAATTGCACCACAATTCAGCAAGCGTTCTTCAAATTATGAAAAGAATATTGATGGTATTCAAATTTCAAAATCTTCAAAAGATGTTTTTGCGGTATTGGAATTAATTAAAAATGTTGAAAAAGAATATCCAAACATTGATAAAAATAGGATTTACTTAATTGGTTATTCTATGGGGGCATCAACTGCACAAAACGTACTGAATATTGCGCCAAACATATTTGCGGCTACCGTTTCTGTTGCAGCCGTTCCTGATTTTTCAAATCTTAAAAAATTAAGCAAGAAAAATTTATGGCTTATACATGGGGAAAAAGATGACGAGAATCCCTATATCGGAAGTGTTGAATTGTTTAATAAATTACTTTCAAACAAAAATTTGATTTTTACGACTTTTAATAACCTCAATCATAATACTATTGTCATTCCTTTTTTAATAACCGAGGAAATTCCTAAATGGTTATTTGATAAGCATAAATAA
- a CDS encoding serine hydrolase, producing MKKRSKSFLAVLFICLTSTASFAQLSSTKIDSLMQEALQKFKVAGAAIAIVKDGKIIHQKGYGVNSIVTKQVVNENTNFQIASNTKAFTTAALAILEDEGKLKWTDKVIDHIPEFKMYNDYVTANFTILDLLTHRSGLGLGVGDLMFFPDGSNFTVNDVVTSFQHFKAVSPFRTQYDYDNLLYIVAGEVIARESGMSYEQFVQQRIITQLEMNRTYVGSLLKDKSNLAVSHSSESGTIKTIESYAISTASAAGGVYSNVADLSKWMMTQMNKGKYGVDMQSTLFSEKNHNEMWRIHTVEQANPDPRYNSHFAGYGLGFELGDSKGNFKVSHTGGLPGMLSIITMYPDMNLGIVILTNTENGGAGLFSAVTQTISDSYLGLDDFGWTDKMVGWMNEGRNQGDDVTKEVWKKVEAVKNTKIKNQDFIGVYEDNWFGKVEVFLKDKKLWMKCLRSPKLNGPLAFYDANTFAIKWEYQAMNCDAMATFTADETGKAQSIKMKGISPNIDFSFDFQDLDLKRVN from the coding sequence ATGAAAAAAAGGTCAAAATCATTTTTAGCAGTACTATTTATTTGTTTAACATCAACCGCAAGTTTTGCTCAATTGTCATCAACCAAAATTGACTCTTTGATGCAAGAGGCATTACAAAAGTTTAAGGTAGCAGGTGCTGCCATCGCTATTGTTAAAGACGGCAAAATTATCCATCAAAAAGGATATGGAGTTAATTCTATTGTTACCAAGCAAGTGGTCAATGAAAATACTAATTTCCAAATTGCCTCCAATACTAAAGCATTTACAACGGCTGCTTTGGCTATTTTAGAAGACGAAGGCAAATTAAAATGGACCGATAAAGTGATTGACCATATTCCCGAATTTAAAATGTATAACGATTATGTTACTGCCAATTTTACCATCCTAGATTTATTAACACACCGCAGTGGCCTTGGTTTGGGTGTTGGGGATTTAATGTTTTTTCCTGATGGTTCTAACTTTACTGTGAACGATGTGGTGACTAGCTTTCAACATTTTAAAGCGGTTTCGCCCTTTAGAACGCAATATGATTATGATAATTTACTGTATATCGTTGCAGGAGAGGTTATCGCTAGAGAGAGTGGCATGAGTTATGAGCAATTTGTGCAACAACGCATCATCACTCAATTAGAAATGAACCGTACTTATGTGGGGAGCTTACTGAAAGACAAGAGTAATCTAGCGGTTTCGCACTCATCAGAATCAGGGACTATAAAAACCATTGAATCGTATGCTATTAGTACAGCAAGTGCAGCGGGAGGTGTATACTCAAATGTAGCCGACTTGTCAAAATGGATGATGACACAGATGAATAAAGGAAAATATGGTGTTGATATGCAATCTACTTTGTTTTCTGAAAAAAATCATAACGAAATGTGGCGCATACATACCGTAGAGCAGGCCAATCCAGACCCAAGATATAATTCTCATTTTGCGGGTTACGGTTTAGGATTTGAATTAGGGGATAGCAAAGGGAATTTTAAAGTTTCTCATACAGGCGGTCTGCCAGGCATGTTATCTATAATTACGATGTATCCTGACATGAACTTAGGAATTGTTATTTTGACCAATACGGAGAATGGTGGAGCTGGTTTATTTAGTGCAGTTACCCAAACGATAAGCGACAGTTATTTAGGTTTAGACGATTTTGGGTGGACCGATAAAATGGTGGGATGGATGAATGAAGGTAGAAATCAAGGTGATGATGTAACCAAGGAAGTTTGGAAAAAAGTAGAAGCTGTAAAAAACACCAAAATCAAAAATCAAGATTTTATAGGTGTTTATGAGGACAACTGGTTTGGAAAAGTGGAAGTATTTTTAAAAGACAAGAAATTGTGGATGAAATGTTTACGTTCGCCAAAATTAAATGGTCCTTTGGCTTTTTATGATGCCAATACATTTGCCATAAAATGGGAATATCAAGCGATGAATTGTGATGCGATGGCCACTTTTACCGCAGACGAAACCGGAAAAGCACAATCGATAAAGATGAAAGGAATTTCACCAAATATTGACTTTAGTTTTGACTTTCAAGATTTAGACCTAAAAAGAGTAAACTAG
- a CDS encoding NAD(P)H-dependent oxidoreductase, translated as MTLLENLNWRHAVKAYDPTKKVSAADIDKIVEAARLAPTSSGLQAFQVIVVENQELKEKLVKGALNPECMRDCSHVVVFAGWDRYTAERIDKVYNHTTDVRGLPRGRFDSYTDMLKKIYLAQSAEENFAHIARQTYIALGLSLAQAAELKVDSTPVEGFNNTVVDEILELDKRGLKSVSLMYVGYADTPNDWIAPMKKVRTPKEEFVIELK; from the coding sequence ATGACACTATTAGAAAATTTAAACTGGAGACATGCCGTAAAAGCATATGATCCAACCAAAAAAGTAAGTGCAGCAGACATTGATAAAATTGTAGAAGCGGCACGTTTAGCGCCAACTTCGTCAGGATTGCAAGCATTCCAAGTGATTGTTGTTGAAAATCAAGAATTAAAAGAAAAATTAGTAAAAGGAGCTTTGAATCCAGAATGTATGAGAGATTGTTCTCATGTGGTCGTTTTTGCTGGATGGGATCGTTATACTGCTGAACGAATTGATAAAGTTTATAATCATACAACTGATGTTCGTGGATTACCAAGAGGGCGTTTTGATAGCTATACTGATATGTTGAAGAAAATCTACCTAGCACAATCTGCCGAAGAGAATTTTGCTCATATCGCCAGACAAACGTATATTGCACTTGGTCTTTCTTTGGCGCAAGCCGCTGAACTAAAAGTAGATAGTACACCAGTCGAAGGTTTTAACAACACTGTAGTTGATGAAATCTTAGAATTAGACAAAAGAGGATTAAAAAGTGTTTCTTTGATGTATGTAGGTTATGCTGACACACCAAACGACTGGATTGCTCCCATGAAAAAAGTAAGAACCCCTAAAGAAGAATTTGTAATAGAGTTGAAATAA
- a CDS encoding helix-turn-helix domain-containing protein: MKQSQRGEFYGQTNKTIHLDGITLTDTVYTHDKVDWHYHENAYFTFILEGNVIEGNKKEIYNCSAGSLLFHNWQEPHYNIKPKGFTRGFHIEIEKKWFDDLEFDANNLEGSINIANSDLKFLMYKIFRETKMDDTTSPLSIQTLLLESLAKMLIDKQTKANIKPTWVSEINMILNEQFTDALTLDYLSKTVNIHPVHLSRDFSKYFHSSFGEYIRKLKVEKSLRLISQKKLSLTTIALDCGFADQSHFTRCFKEINGINPSEYRKILFS, encoded by the coding sequence ATGAAACAATCACAAAGAGGAGAATTTTATGGGCAAACGAACAAAACGATTCATTTAGATGGAATTACGTTGACCGATACCGTTTATACACACGATAAAGTAGATTGGCATTATCACGAAAATGCCTATTTTACTTTTATTTTGGAAGGAAATGTGATTGAAGGAAATAAAAAGGAGATATACAACTGCTCCGCAGGGAGTTTGCTATTTCACAATTGGCAAGAGCCACACTACAATATCAAACCCAAAGGATTTACAAGAGGTTTTCATATTGAAATAGAAAAAAAATGGTTTGATGATTTAGAATTTGATGCGAATAATTTAGAAGGGAGTATCAATATTGCCAACTCTGATTTGAAATTTTTAATGTATAAAATTTTTAGAGAAACCAAAATGGACGATACCACAAGTCCGCTTTCTATTCAAACTTTATTATTAGAATCCTTAGCCAAAATGTTAATTGATAAGCAAACTAAGGCGAATATTAAGCCTACTTGGGTTTCGGAAATCAATATGATATTGAATGAACAATTTACAGATGCACTTACCTTAGACTATTTGTCAAAAACGGTAAACATTCATCCTGTGCATTTATCAAGAGACTTTTCTAAATACTTTCATTCTAGTTTTGGAGAATACATTCGAAAATTAAAAGTCGAAAAATCATTGCGACTCATCTCTCAGAAAAAATTAAGTTTGACCACCATAGCCTTAGATTGTGGCTTTGCAGATCAAAGTCATTTTACCCGTTGCTTTAAAGAAATCAATGGAATTAATCCTTCTGAATATAGAAAAATTCTTTTCAGTTAA
- a CDS encoding GNAT family N-acetyltransferase, producing the protein MKELQIATYEPKYHKEYKRLSIEWLEKYGLLEPADMPMLDFPKEEILDKGGSIFLAHYDNTIVGTISIIKEGRNNFEILKLGVNSDYQGLGIGRKLMVHCLDICKKSNAEAIILETNTKLLSAIALYKSLGFKEIPLTDLMYQTADYKMELILADWILTN; encoded by the coding sequence ATGAAAGAATTACAAATTGCTACTTACGAACCCAAATACCATAAAGAATATAAAAGACTTTCTATAGAATGGTTAGAGAAATATGGTTTATTAGAACCCGCAGATATGCCGATGCTTGACTTTCCAAAAGAAGAAATTCTAGATAAAGGTGGTTCAATTTTTCTGGCTCATTATGACAATACTATTGTGGGAACTATTTCGATAATAAAAGAAGGGAGAAATAATTTTGAGATACTAAAATTAGGAGTTAATTCAGACTATCAAGGATTAGGGATTGGACGAAAACTGATGGTACATTGTCTTGATATTTGCAAAAAGAGTAATGCTGAAGCCATTATTTTGGAAACCAATACTAAATTGTTGAGCGCCATTGCACTTTATAAAAGCTTAGGTTTTAAAGAAATTCCTTTAACGGATTTAATGTATCAAACCGCCGATTATAAAATGGAGTTGATCCTTGCAGATTGGATTTTGACAAATTAA
- a CDS encoding DUF1080 domain-containing protein has translation MKFKKVSSYLLLVVLFSTTIAMAQHTVINTPPDVSPMPMKPEMTEIWEPQVSVVTPAKKLGDAPSDAIILFDGKNMDQWVSQKDVTKPAAWKIVNNDYMEVVPDAGGIQTKMQFGDCQLHIEWSAPDVVIDGGQWRGNSGVFFQNRYELQVLDSYNNRTYSNGQAGSIYKDHPPLVNAMKTPLEWNTYDVVYTAPRFKANGLIDAPARITVFHNGVLVQNNTTINGLTLYSGLHNYPSSHGDDVISLQEHGCKTQFRNIWLRKL, from the coding sequence ATGAAATTTAAAAAAGTTAGCAGTTATTTATTATTAGTTGTTTTATTTTCAACTACAATTGCAATGGCACAACATACGGTGATTAATACGCCACCAGATGTATCTCCTATGCCAATGAAACCAGAAATGACCGAAATTTGGGAGCCCCAAGTTAGTGTAGTTACACCTGCAAAAAAGTTAGGGGATGCACCTTCTGACGCGATTATATTATTTGACGGTAAAAATATGGATCAATGGGTAAGTCAAAAAGACGTTACCAAACCTGCGGCCTGGAAAATTGTGAATAACGATTATATGGAAGTAGTTCCTGATGCTGGAGGAATTCAAACTAAAATGCAGTTTGGCGATTGTCAATTGCATATTGAATGGAGTGCCCCTGATGTTGTGATTGATGGAGGACAATGGAGAGGAAATAGCGGTGTGTTTTTCCAAAATAGATACGAACTACAAGTATTAGATTCGTATAACAACAGAACCTATAGTAATGGACAAGCGGGAAGTATTTATAAAGATCACCCACCATTAGTAAATGCAATGAAAACACCTTTGGAATGGAATACCTATGATGTAGTTTATACAGCACCTCGCTTTAAAGCGAATGGTCTCATTGATGCACCAGCAAGAATTACTGTTTTTCACAATGGGGTTTTGGTACAAAACAATACAACCATAAATGGTTTAACATTGTATTCTGGTTTGCATAATTATCCTTCTTCTCATGGAGATGATGTGATTTCGTTACAAGAACACGGTTGTAAAACACAGTTTAGAAATATCTGGCTTAGAAAATTGTAA
- a CDS encoding organic hydroperoxide resistance protein codes for MKAIYTINATATGGRNGQVKSENGIIDLEVRYPKSLGGANDEYANPEMLFAAGYSACFDSALNLIIKKEKIQTGETSVTAQVSIGQIENGGFGLEAELHANIPGVSMDEAQSLIEKAHQVCPYSNATRGNMLVKLTVSNN; via the coding sequence ATGAAAGCAATTTATACAATTAATGCTACCGCAACTGGTGGTAGAAATGGACAAGTTAAAAGTGAAAATGGAATTATCGATTTAGAAGTGAGATATCCCAAATCTTTAGGTGGAGCAAATGATGAATATGCAAATCCGGAAATGCTTTTTGCAGCGGGTTATTCAGCTTGTTTTGATAGTGCACTCAACTTGATCATAAAAAAAGAAAAAATACAAACAGGTGAAACTTCGGTAACTGCCCAAGTAAGTATTGGACAAATTGAAAATGGTGGTTTTGGATTAGAAGCGGAACTGCATGCTAATATTCCTGGAGTATCCATGGATGAAGCACAATCATTAATTGAAAAAGCACATCAAGTTTGTCCCTATTCTAATGCAACTAGAGGTAATATGCTAGTGAAGTTGACTGTTTCAAACAATTAA
- a CDS encoding Gfo/Idh/MocA family protein: protein MKVKNIFTVFIAILTINCIAQQKVLKVGIIGLTHTHVHGILGIKDRGDIDIVGIVETNRELAQRYADQYHFSMDLVYNTMDEMIAKKHPEAVTAFGSIYEHLGVVATCAPKGIHVMVEKPLAVSLEDAKKMEVLAKKYKIKLLTNYETTWYPSNKESYDLVKAGKIGDLRKVVVHDGHRGPKKIGVNSEFLDWLTDPVLNGGGAITDFGCYGVNLMTWLMEGKKPKTVTAITQQLQKENNPKVDDESTILLTYDTANATIQGSWNWPIGRKDMEIYGLTGAIYADNKNDIRVRMAEGYDGFTEDGHKATALQAPYNDPFAFFAAVIRDEITLKPYDLSSLENNMIVMEILDAAIKSSKTNRTIEIK from the coding sequence ATGAAAGTTAAAAATATTTTCACCGTCTTTATAGCCATTCTAACCATAAATTGCATTGCACAACAAAAAGTACTTAAAGTAGGAATTATTGGTCTTACACACACTCATGTTCATGGGATTTTGGGAATTAAAGACCGGGGAGATATTGATATTGTGGGTATTGTGGAAACGAATCGAGAGTTAGCGCAACGTTATGCTGATCAATATCATTTCTCCATGGATTTAGTTTATAATACGATGGATGAAATGATTGCTAAAAAACATCCAGAGGCAGTTACCGCTTTTGGAAGTATTTATGAGCATTTAGGCGTTGTAGCCACTTGTGCACCAAAAGGCATTCATGTAATGGTAGAAAAACCATTGGCAGTAAGTTTGGAGGATGCCAAAAAAATGGAGGTTCTTGCAAAGAAATACAAGATTAAATTATTGACGAATTATGAGACCACTTGGTATCCGTCAAATAAGGAATCCTATGATTTAGTGAAGGCAGGAAAAATTGGAGACTTACGTAAAGTGGTGGTGCATGATGGACACAGAGGACCTAAAAAAATTGGAGTGAATTCGGAGTTTTTAGATTGGTTAACGGATCCTGTACTGAATGGAGGAGGGGCTATAACTGATTTTGGTTGTTATGGAGTTAATTTAATGACTTGGTTAATGGAAGGTAAGAAACCCAAAACGGTTACAGCCATTACGCAACAATTACAAAAAGAAAACAATCCAAAAGTAGATGATGAATCTACTATATTATTGACTTATGATACTGCAAATGCTACGATTCAAGGTTCGTGGAACTGGCCAATAGGAAGAAAGGATATGGAAATTTACGGCTTAACTGGAGCTATTTATGCCGATAATAAAAATGACATACGAGTAAGAATGGCAGAAGGGTATGACGGTTTTACTGAAGATGGGCATAAAGCTACCGCACTTCAAGCTCCTTATAATGATCCATTTGCTTTTTTTGCAGCGGTGATACGAGATGAAATTACTTTAAAGCCTTACGACCTTTCTTCTTTGGAAAATAATATGATTGTTATGGAAATCCTTGATGCTGCTATAAAAAGCAGCAAAACAAACCGTACGATTGAAATAAAATAA
- a CDS encoding transglutaminase family protein, with amino-acid sequence MNFNVNCSLSYVVNGPTTFIFNIQALNTYSQKVLQENIQVDPPMYLEQYTAHDGSSRFIRLKVLQPTTFTLTYSAVVDMNYKIIDESASANVVDVVELDSYIASFLYPSRYCQSDLVIEFAYNQFGQYNSVYETVVAITEWIYNNISYTSGSTNSQTSAIDTLNDRVGVCRDFAHLGIALCRALTIPARYFTGYAYQLNPPDFHACMEVYIDGNWIVFDSTKLAPLNGLIKIANGRDAADAAVASIFGDAYGTNVIVDCQVVDPSFQPYKYDGNYKGLSFQ; translated from the coding sequence ATGAATTTCAATGTAAACTGTTCGCTTTCGTATGTTGTAAATGGTCCTACCACTTTCATCTTTAATATTCAAGCCTTAAATACCTATAGTCAAAAAGTCTTGCAAGAAAATATTCAGGTAGATCCACCAATGTATTTAGAACAATATACTGCCCACGACGGTAGTTCTAGGTTTATTCGTCTTAAGGTTCTGCAACCCACTACTTTCACCTTAACATATTCAGCAGTTGTAGATATGAACTATAAAATCATAGATGAAAGTGCCTCTGCCAATGTCGTCGATGTAGTAGAATTAGACAGTTATATTGCTTCATTTCTGTATCCAAGTAGGTACTGTCAATCCGATCTAGTTATAGAATTCGCATACAATCAATTCGGGCAATATAATTCGGTTTACGAAACCGTTGTGGCTATAACTGAATGGATTTATAACAATATTAGTTATACCAGCGGAAGCACAAATTCACAAACTTCGGCTATCGATACTTTAAATGATAGAGTAGGGGTATGTCGTGATTTTGCACACTTGGGAATAGCGCTGTGTAGAGCTTTAACAATTCCTGCGAGATACTTCACAGGATATGCGTATCAATTAAATCCACCCGATTTTCATGCTTGTATGGAAGTATATATAGATGGAAACTGGATTGTATTTGATTCAACTAAATTAGCACCACTCAACGGATTAATAAAAATTGCTAACGGAAGGGATGCTGCAGATGCTGCTGTTGCCAGTATTTTTGGTGACGCTTATGGTACAAACGTAATTGTTGACTGCCAAGTAGTCGATCCATCATTTCAACCTTATAAATATGACGGAAATTATAAAGGTTTGTCTTTTCAATAA
- a CDS encoding MarR family winged helix-turn-helix transcriptional regulator yields the protein MKDQLNISEQVCFPVYVFAKEIINQYRPLLEELQLTYPQYLVMLVLWEYKEQTVNQLGEKLKLDSGTLTPLLKRMEQKEFVSRIRSTVDERLVNISLTEKGLALKEKASCIPGQLMESMNVSAEDLLSLKNIITKILKK from the coding sequence ATGAAAGACCAATTAAATATTAGCGAGCAAGTTTGTTTTCCTGTGTACGTATTTGCAAAGGAAATTATAAATCAATATCGTCCTTTGTTAGAAGAGTTACAACTTACTTATCCGCAATATTTGGTGATGCTTGTACTTTGGGAATACAAAGAACAGACTGTAAATCAACTTGGAGAAAAATTAAAACTAGATAGTGGTACGTTAACCCCTTTGCTAAAAAGAATGGAGCAAAAAGAATTTGTTTCAAGAATTAGAAGTACGGTTGATGAACGATTGGTTAATATTTCACTAACCGAAAAAGGACTAGCATTAAAAGAAAAAGCATCCTGTATTCCGGGTCAATTAATGGAATCTATGAATGTTTCAGCAGAAGATTTGTTAAGCTTAAAAAATATAATAACTAAGATATTAAAGAAATAA
- a CDS encoding DUF4242 domain-containing protein, translating to MPKYVIEREIPGAGKLTPQQLKDISQTSCNVLDKMGSEIKWHNSFVAKDKIYCVYTAPNEDMVREHAKLGGFPANAVSEVFAEINPNTAQ from the coding sequence ATGCCAAAATATGTAATTGAAAGAGAAATTCCTGGAGCTGGTAAACTTACCCCACAACAACTAAAAGATATCTCGCAAACCTCTTGTAATGTGTTGGATAAAATGGGTTCCGAAATAAAATGGCACAATAGCTTTGTAGCCAAAGATAAAATTTATTGTGTATACACTGCGCCTAATGAAGATATGGTGCGTGAACATGCTAAACTAGGTGGTTTTCCAGCTAATGCAGTTAGTGAAGTATTTGCCGAAATAAATCCAAATACCGCACAATAA
- a CDS encoding serine hydrolase domain-containing protein, with amino-acid sequence MKKFFATILVNLVFLTSFGQIKNVVATEGITTDLHKANVGKITFMNGNIPLVQYKESDFLTSFNLTRKSDLNIRVFMNNSVTNYLHQLAPDLPIEELLNVGNLQFLFYIDGKFIYKENIHHGCSFGSGGTKNASTTFRVPLTSSKGEDWWAMYLWDRFKTKGGEKALTEGKHQLKMEIRPYVKREEGSDAIVGDLIAAGQVQLVIKTPKITAEQMAIQAIQPNSGWEISKLPFDKTKIEMLNSEIAKYNLKEITSIVVIREGKLMLEEYFNDADRNTLHDTRSAGKSFTSTLMGMAIRDGYIKNENETLNSFYDLKQFDNYEPMKDSITIKDLLTMSSALNGSDADGNSPGNEENMYPTANWVKFTLDLPMDHSKINGGKWDYFTAGVVVLGDILDKKITGGLEKYASEKLFKPLNITNYQWQYTPQKVVNTAGSLQMRSLDYAKYAQLYKNKGVWNGKQILPKEWVEKTFTHQIQIPERDNQFYSYLFWNKSVFYKGKNYETYYCAGNGGNEFIMFKDLPITIIITSKAYNKPYAHAQADTIVKDYILPAIIK; translated from the coding sequence ATGAAAAAGTTTTTCGCCACCATTTTAGTTAACTTGGTTTTTCTAACCAGTTTTGGACAAATAAAAAATGTAGTAGCCACCGAAGGCATTACAACCGATTTGCACAAAGCGAATGTTGGAAAAATTACTTTCATGAATGGTAATATTCCATTAGTTCAATATAAAGAATCGGATTTCTTAACTTCCTTTAATTTAACTCGAAAATCAGACTTGAATATCCGGGTTTTCATGAATAATTCGGTTACCAATTATCTGCATCAATTGGCTCCCGATTTACCAATTGAAGAATTACTAAATGTAGGAAATCTTCAATTTTTATTTTACATTGATGGCAAATTTATTTACAAAGAAAACATTCATCATGGTTGCAGTTTTGGATCTGGCGGTACTAAAAATGCGTCTACCACTTTCAGAGTGCCATTGACGAGTTCTAAAGGCGAAGATTGGTGGGCGATGTATCTTTGGGATCGATTTAAAACTAAGGGTGGAGAAAAAGCATTGACTGAAGGCAAACACCAACTCAAAATGGAGATTAGACCCTATGTGAAAAGAGAAGAGGGTAGCGACGCAATAGTTGGTGATTTAATTGCTGCAGGTCAAGTACAACTTGTAATTAAAACACCTAAAATAACGGCCGAACAAATGGCGATTCAAGCCATTCAACCCAATAGCGGTTGGGAGATTTCCAAATTGCCTTTTGACAAAACCAAAATTGAAATGCTCAATTCGGAAATTGCCAAGTACAATTTGAAAGAAATCACCAGTATTGTAGTCATTAGAGAGGGAAAACTAATGCTGGAAGAATACTTTAATGATGCCGATAGAAATACATTGCACGACACGAGATCCGCAGGAAAGTCATTTACATCCACTTTAATGGGTATGGCGATTCGTGATGGATACATTAAAAATGAAAATGAAACATTGAATTCTTTCTATGATTTAAAGCAATTTGATAATTATGAACCAATGAAAGACAGTATCACGATAAAGGATTTATTGACCATGAGTTCCGCACTTAATGGCTCAGATGCAGACGGTAATTCGCCAGGAAATGAGGAGAATATGTATCCTACAGCTAATTGGGTAAAATTTACCTTAGACTTGCCTATGGATCATTCGAAAATAAATGGAGGGAAATGGGATTATTTTACAGCCGGAGTTGTCGTATTAGGTGACATTTTAGACAAAAAAATTACCGGAGGATTAGAAAAATATGCCAGTGAAAAACTATTTAAACCTTTGAATATTACAAATTACCAATGGCAATATACGCCACAAAAAGTAGTGAATACGGCAGGAAGTTTGCAAATGAGGTCTTTGGATTATGCTAAATATGCTCAATTATATAAAAACAAAGGCGTATGGAATGGAAAACAAATACTACCAAAAGAGTGGGTAGAAAAAACGTTCACACACCAAATTCAAATTCCCGAAAGAGACAATCAGTTTTACAGTTATTTGTTCTGGAACAAATCGGTTTTCTATAAAGGTAAAAATTATGAAACCTATTATTGTGCAGGAAATGGAGGCAATGAATTTATTATGTTTAAAGACCTTCCCATTACTATTATTATCACTTCCAAAGCATATAATAAACCCTATGCACATGCGCAAGCAGATACAATTGTAAAAGATTATATTTTGCCAGCGATAATTAAATAA
- a CDS encoding transposase, whose product MSTKYKFGESTGAYFVSFATINWIDVFTRDTYFENIIESLDFCRKNKGMEIYGYCIMPSHVHLIFRSSNGDPSGLMRDFKGFTSKKMLKTIEENVQESRREWMLWMMERARKKNSNVKHRQFWQQDNHPIEIWSLKVFEQKLKYIHQNPVESGFVTDSIDWKYSSARNYGNNDHTILEIDMN is encoded by the coding sequence ATGAGTACAAAATATAAATTTGGTGAAAGTACAGGTGCTTATTTTGTAAGTTTTGCAACCATTAATTGGATTGATGTATTTACACGAGATACTTATTTTGAGAATATCATTGAATCCTTAGATTTTTGTAGAAAAAATAAAGGAATGGAAATTTATGGTTATTGCATTATGCCAAGTCATGTTCATTTAATTTTTCGTTCAAGTAATGGAGATCCTTCAGGTTTGATGAGAGATTTTAAAGGTTTTACATCTAAAAAAATGCTCAAAACAATTGAAGAAAATGTTCAAGAAAGTAGAAGAGAATGGATGCTTTGGATGATGGAACGTGCAAGGAAAAAGAATAGCAATGTAAAACACAGACAGTTTTGGCAACAAGACAATCATCCAATTGAAATTTGGTCTTTAAAAGTTTTTGAACAAAAACTTAAATATATTCATCAAAACCCTGTAGAATCTGGTTTTGTAACTGATTCAATTGATTGGAAATACAGTTCAGCTAGAAACTATGGAAATAATGATCATACAATTTTAGAAATAGATATGAATTGA